Proteins co-encoded in one Christiangramia fulva genomic window:
- a CDS encoding glycoside hydrolase family 2 TIM barrel-domain containing protein has translation MNEVKVRSIFFNLLFLWTGLGMVGQNIPSTLKNYIENPQMIGENKMPPRSGFESYPSESAAFQAKNPNKLDLNGPWKFKWVQSPKDRPVDFINPSFNDRDWNEIQVPSNWEVEGYGVPIYVNHQYEFADYKAPISKEMKFVDKIYPANPGNVPDDYNPVGSYRKEITLEKNWMKDQTVFLHIGAMKSGGFVWVNGKYVGYSQGSKLPAEFDISKFLVSGKNIIALQIFRWTDGSYLECQDFWRISGIERDVYLYKQPIERIRDLQVTGTLDESFQDGELDVTSFFENAEDIILQYSLTDPNGEEVVKGEINGKKGDSIHFHREISNIKPWSAEHPNLYNLMVKTLNAKGETLEVIPLRIGFRTVEIKNGILRLNGQRITLKGVNTQETSPETGHVMSEHLMLKDIRMWKENNINAVRLSHYPRSDRFYELCDEYGIYVVDEANIESHGMYYGKYSLAKNQVWEKAHLARMINMVERHKNHPSVIIWSMGNEAGNGINFYKGYKEIKKHDPIKRPVQYERAYKEEDGNLLDMDWNTDIIVPQYPSPQTFEYIGNLLTNKPFIPSEYAHAMGNSTGNFQDYWDIIEHHDNLQGGFIWDWVDQSLWKTNDNGDRFYAYGGDYGKDMPSDNTFLNNGIVFPDRNPQPALHEVKKVYEYINFKEEGYTENDELRVFIENRYDFTNCDRFDFKGVVWSEGDTLKRLAPITIDIKPHTGELLRVDLGDIAMEPGREYFLNLSASLKSGWGLLPKGYLVAHEQFKLRNMGEGKGQRTLPKYAQLNDYPKYIKSEGNDFEIHFDKNSGRIIKYVFKGWDLIKDKKGPLPNFWRAPTDNDLGNRMHFKNIAWKIASMPLKADQVKIIKENNHQELKVVYDLKPVGTSVSVIYEVFENGAVKIQSTLLPAKDQNDIPRFGFRMQMPGEFDNLEYYGRGPWENYQDRNNSAFIGIYSSKVFDQYVPYIRPQENGNKTGARWISLSNNSGVGLIIVNDTNNKNYLGFSALPMKNEDFDVTATDDYKNAPDLNFSKHTSDIKKQDLIQLNIDMMQRGVGGDNSWGAKPQKQYQINPAIKHQYSFYLIPCLSQTQSLFDIYRNYQQ, from the coding sequence ATGAATGAAGTAAAAGTAAGGTCTATTTTTTTTAACCTTTTGTTCTTGTGGACTGGATTAGGTATGGTCGGACAAAACATTCCTTCAACCTTAAAGAACTATATTGAAAACCCACAAATGATCGGGGAAAACAAAATGCCACCACGAAGTGGATTTGAATCCTATCCTTCGGAAAGTGCTGCTTTTCAGGCAAAAAATCCTAATAAACTTGATCTCAATGGACCCTGGAAATTTAAATGGGTCCAATCACCTAAGGATCGCCCTGTAGATTTCATAAATCCTTCCTTTAATGACAGAGATTGGAATGAAATCCAGGTACCCTCCAATTGGGAAGTCGAGGGGTATGGTGTACCTATCTATGTTAATCATCAATATGAATTTGCAGATTATAAAGCGCCTATTTCGAAGGAAATGAAATTCGTAGATAAAATTTATCCTGCTAATCCAGGGAATGTACCAGATGATTATAATCCCGTAGGTTCTTATCGAAAGGAAATAACGCTGGAAAAAAATTGGATGAAAGACCAGACTGTTTTTTTGCATATAGGAGCTATGAAATCTGGAGGCTTTGTGTGGGTTAACGGAAAATACGTGGGGTATTCTCAGGGCAGTAAACTCCCGGCTGAATTTGATATTTCTAAATTCTTGGTAAGCGGTAAAAATATTATTGCGCTTCAAATTTTTAGGTGGACGGATGGCTCTTATTTAGAATGCCAGGATTTTTGGAGAATTTCTGGAATAGAAAGAGATGTATATCTCTACAAACAACCAATAGAGAGAATTCGAGACCTACAGGTCACGGGTACTTTAGACGAGAGTTTTCAGGATGGAGAATTGGATGTCACCTCATTTTTTGAGAATGCAGAGGATATCATTTTACAATATTCCCTGACTGATCCAAATGGAGAGGAAGTAGTCAAGGGAGAAATCAATGGGAAAAAGGGTGATAGTATTCATTTTCATAGAGAGATTTCAAACATAAAACCTTGGTCCGCTGAGCATCCGAATCTATATAACCTGATGGTAAAGACATTAAATGCTAAAGGTGAAACCTTGGAAGTGATTCCTTTACGAATCGGATTTAGAACAGTAGAAATCAAAAATGGTATACTAAGGTTAAATGGGCAGCGCATTACTTTGAAAGGTGTTAATACACAGGAAACCAGTCCTGAAACTGGTCATGTAATGAGTGAACACTTAATGCTGAAGGATATTCGGATGTGGAAGGAGAATAATATTAACGCTGTGCGTCTGAGTCATTACCCTCGCAGTGATCGATTTTATGAATTATGTGATGAATATGGGATTTATGTCGTTGATGAGGCCAATATTGAATCTCATGGAATGTATTATGGAAAATATTCATTAGCCAAAAATCAGGTTTGGGAAAAAGCACACTTGGCCAGGATGATCAATATGGTCGAAAGACATAAAAATCATCCTTCCGTTATTATTTGGAGTATGGGTAATGAAGCAGGAAATGGAATTAATTTCTACAAAGGCTATAAAGAAATTAAAAAACACGATCCTATCAAACGGCCGGTTCAATATGAAAGAGCTTATAAGGAAGAGGACGGTAATCTTCTGGATATGGACTGGAATACAGACATTATTGTTCCCCAGTATCCTTCTCCACAAACCTTTGAATATATAGGAAACTTGCTAACTAATAAACCTTTTATTCCATCGGAATATGCTCATGCCATGGGAAATAGTACGGGTAATTTTCAGGATTATTGGGATATCATTGAGCACCATGATAATCTCCAGGGGGGATTTATATGGGACTGGGTAGACCAATCCCTCTGGAAGACAAATGATAATGGAGATCGGTTTTATGCCTATGGAGGCGATTATGGAAAGGATATGCCCAGCGATAATACGTTCTTAAACAATGGAATCGTTTTCCCGGATCGTAATCCACAGCCCGCTTTGCATGAAGTTAAAAAGGTCTATGAATATATCAATTTCAAAGAAGAAGGTTATACGGAAAACGATGAGCTCAGGGTCTTCATTGAGAACCGATACGATTTTACAAATTGCGACCGCTTTGATTTTAAGGGAGTGGTTTGGTCTGAAGGTGATACTCTTAAAAGATTAGCTCCCATTACCATCGATATCAAACCGCATACCGGAGAATTATTAAGAGTAGATCTGGGCGATATTGCAATGGAGCCTGGTAGAGAATATTTTCTCAATCTTTCTGCTAGTTTAAAAAGTGGCTGGGGCCTTTTACCCAAGGGTTACTTAGTAGCCCATGAACAATTCAAACTTAGGAATATGGGCGAAGGAAAAGGGCAAAGAACTTTGCCTAAATATGCCCAGCTAAATGATTATCCAAAATATATTAAGTCAGAAGGGAATGATTTCGAAATACATTTTGATAAAAATTCCGGAAGAATCATCAAATATGTATTTAAAGGATGGGATCTTATTAAAGATAAAAAAGGTCCACTTCCTAATTTCTGGCGAGCTCCTACCGATAACGACCTCGGGAATAGGATGCATTTTAAAAATATAGCATGGAAAATAGCCAGTATGCCGTTAAAGGCTGACCAGGTTAAAATTATTAAGGAAAATAATCATCAAGAATTAAAGGTAGTTTACGATTTAAAACCCGTTGGAACCAGCGTTTCTGTTATCTATGAGGTTTTTGAAAATGGAGCAGTAAAAATTCAATCAACCTTATTACCTGCAAAAGATCAGAATGATATTCCACGATTTGGCTTTAGAATGCAAATGCCTGGGGAATTTGACAATCTGGAGTATTATGGAAGGGGCCCCTGGGAAAATTACCAGGATAGAAATAATTCAGCGTTTATAGGCATCTATAGCTCAAAGGTTTTTGATCAATACGTGCCATACATTCGTCCCCAAGAAAATGGAAATAAAACGGGAGCTCGTTGGATTTCCTTATCCAACAATTCAGGAGTAGGTTTAATTATTGTTAATGATACGAATAATAAAAATTATTTAGGGTTTAGTGCTTTACCCATGAAGAATGAAGATTTCGATGTAACGGCTACGGACGATTACAAAAACGCACCAGACCTAAATTTTTCTAAACATACAAGTGATATAAAAAAACAGGATTTGATCCAACTGAATATTGATATGATGCAAAGGGGAGTAGGTGGAGATAACAGCTGGGGAGCCAAACCTCAGAAACAATATCAAATAAATCCAGCTATAAAACATCAATATTCATTTTACCTAATTCCCTGTCTCTCCCAGACACAATCACTATTCGATATCTATAGAAACTATCAGCAATAA
- a CDS encoding transposase, whose translation MKKSRRKFSAQFKANVALEAIKERHTLAELSERFEVSAVMISRWKKEFQKNMAQAFEKEQPKKTDQVDPEKLYAQIGQLKVENDF comes from the coding sequence ATGAAGAAATCCAGAAGAAAATTTAGTGCACAATTTAAAGCCAATGTAGCCTTAGAAGCTATCAAAGAACGTCATACTCTAGCAGAACTCTCCGAGCGTTTTGAAGTAAGCGCAGTAATGATCTCCCGATGGAAGAAGGAGTTCCAGAAAAACATGGCCCAGGCATTTGAAAAAGAGCAACCTAAGAAAACCGATCAGGTGGATCCAGAGAAGCTTTATGCTCAGATCGGTCAGCTCAAAGTAGAGAATGATTTTTAA
- a CDS encoding GreA/GreB family elongation factor, with product MKYGNLIVEKKEYEFLKQIMSLAKYYKDTTYKASIYKLSEELKSAKLIPKNKMPEDVIRLNSLVTIETPYDVVKTYQIVTPEKGDIRKNMVSVLAPMGLALFGYAEGDEITWMFPMGESQIKIKKVAQIDPEIINKKYDKGYSTTP from the coding sequence ATGAAATACGGAAATCTGATTGTAGAAAAAAAAGAATATGAGTTTCTAAAACAAATTATGTCTTTAGCTAAATATTATAAAGATACCACTTATAAAGCTTCGATATACAAATTGAGCGAAGAGCTCAAAAGTGCCAAATTAATTCCTAAGAATAAGATGCCGGAGGATGTTATCCGACTGAATTCCTTAGTTACTATAGAAACTCCATATGATGTAGTTAAAACCTACCAGATCGTCACACCTGAAAAGGGAGATATTCGAAAAAATATGGTTTCCGTGTTGGCGCCTATGGGTTTGGCGCTTTTTGGATATGCAGAGGGAGATGAAATAACCTGGATGTTCCCAATGGGAGAAAGCCAGATAAAGATTAAAAAGGTGGCTCAGATTGACCCAGAAATAATAAATAAAAAATATGATAAAGGATATTCAACAACACCATAG
- a CDS encoding Crp/Fnr family transcriptional regulator, whose product MGNNLRHSIKEKIDISEEELAFAESLFVRRNLVKKDSILNQGEICSSTIFVEEGLLRSYTIDSKGKEHILQFTTEGRWTADLSSFFSGEPSLYNIEALENCELLLLTNQKWDLLLKKLPDFERYFRMLIQNNLIATQGRLMGTISSNAEERYRKLITDFPNIIQRVPQHMIASYLGITRETLSRIRRQIF is encoded by the coding sequence ATGGGAAATAATTTAAGACACAGCATAAAAGAGAAAATTGATATCAGTGAAGAAGAATTAGCTTTTGCCGAAAGCCTATTTGTGCGCCGAAACCTAGTAAAAAAAGACTCTATTTTAAATCAGGGAGAAATCTGTTCTTCTACCATTTTTGTGGAAGAAGGATTGCTTCGCAGTTATACTATCGATTCCAAAGGCAAAGAACATATTCTCCAGTTTACCACCGAAGGAAGATGGACAGCCGATCTTTCAAGTTTCTTTTCCGGAGAGCCTTCATTATATAATATTGAAGCCCTTGAAAATTGCGAATTATTACTTTTAACTAATCAAAAATGGGATCTTCTTTTAAAAAAACTACCCGATTTTGAAAGATATTTTCGAATGCTCATTCAAAATAACCTCATCGCAACCCAAGGACGTCTAATGGGTACTATAAGTTCTAACGCAGAAGAAAGGTACCGAAAATTAATAACCGATTTTCCAAACATTATCCAAAGAGTTCCGCAGCACATGATCGCCTCCTACCTTGGAATTACCAGGGAGACTTTAAGCCGTATTAGAAGGCAAATATTTTAG
- a CDS encoding sensor histidine kinase, with translation MTKRDISIEKKLEERIKELSCLYEVSSALRKHTDSIADTLWEICYSTRRAWMFSDIAIVQLKYEDHELITSGIPDKNISQESIITVAGEAKGFLKIYYDLGLHPAAYFLEEEQKLLDRIALEIEQFFERQDTKKKEEVLRRSAERNDRLSILGEITAGIAHELNTPLGNILGFSELIKSQTKDKQVQADSEKIIKAAIYSREVVKKLMFFACEMPQNKNWILVKPVIEQALRLLGQNFKKAQVHYEFRIDNNQLKAQLDSIQFTQVLFNLLINAIYVSPPGGKITIEIKSNPEAFEMRIIDQGPGIPEKLKSKIFEPFFTTKPVGEGSGLGLSVVHGIIKSHRGEIVTFDNPPAGTVFQITLPLKM, from the coding sequence ATGACAAAGAGGGATATTTCTATAGAAAAAAAATTAGAAGAGCGCATCAAAGAATTATCGTGCCTCTATGAAGTGTCCTCTGCCCTTCGGAAACATACAGATTCCATTGCCGATACACTATGGGAAATTTGTTACAGCACCCGAAGGGCCTGGATGTTTTCAGATATCGCGATCGTTCAACTGAAATATGAGGATCATGAGCTTATAACCTCTGGTATACCAGACAAAAATATTTCTCAGGAAAGCATTATAACTGTTGCCGGCGAGGCAAAAGGCTTTTTAAAAATATATTATGATCTGGGGCTTCATCCAGCTGCCTATTTCTTAGAAGAAGAACAAAAATTACTGGACAGAATCGCCCTGGAAATAGAACAATTTTTTGAACGTCAGGATACAAAAAAGAAAGAGGAAGTCTTAAGAAGAAGCGCCGAACGAAATGACCGACTTTCCATTTTAGGAGAAATCACTGCAGGTATAGCCCATGAATTAAATACGCCCCTGGGCAATATTCTTGGTTTTTCCGAACTTATCAAATCTCAAACAAAGGATAAGCAGGTGCAGGCGGATAGTGAGAAAATTATCAAAGCGGCCATTTATTCAAGAGAGGTTGTAAAAAAACTTATGTTTTTTGCCTGTGAGATGCCTCAAAATAAAAATTGGATATTAGTTAAACCTGTTATTGAACAGGCATTGCGTTTATTGGGTCAGAATTTCAAAAAGGCCCAGGTTCATTATGAATTTAGAATTGACAATAACCAACTAAAGGCCCAATTAGATAGCATACAATTTACTCAGGTCTTATTTAATTTACTTATTAATGCTATTTATGTTTCCCCCCCTGGAGGTAAAATTACTATAGAAATTAAAAGCAATCCAGAAGCATTTGAAATGAGAATTATCGATCAGGGACCAGGGATTCCAGAAAAGCTTAAATCTAAAATTTTTGAACCATTCTTTACTACCAAACCGGTAGGCGAAGGTTCCGGTCTGGGTTTAAGTGTAGTGCATGGAATCATTAAAAGTCATCGTGGCGAAATAGTTACTTTTGACAATCCGCCTGCCGGCACTGTTTTTCAAATAACTTTACCTTTAAAAATGTGA
- a CDS encoding Glu/Leu/Phe/Val family dehydrogenase, with protein sequence MYETVMNQFNSTADIIDLNPNIRKILGITNNEIIVHFPVKMDNGKVEVFTGYRVQHNNALGPYKGGLRYHDTVDIDAAKALAMWMTWKTSLAGLPYGGAKGGIKIDPRNYSDSELERITRRFTYALGENIGPEHDIPAPDVNTNAQTMAWIADTYMSTISSSERSHNQHVVTGKPIGAGGLEGRDRATGFGVYLSIKLLLETRNEDFKNKKFIVQGFGNVGYWASHFISKDGGTLIAVQDAHASLFNENGIDTEALAQHCEPRKGSIKGFKGATEIDPEDFWGLDCDIVIPAALGNQITQDNAFKIKAAIVAEGANGPTNSEGEKILLEKGITIIPDIFCNSGGVIGSYFEWLQNRNGELWQLEEVMEKIEKKITQNFHKINSEVKKRNVDWRTAAYILAILRIETAYNQRGIFP encoded by the coding sequence ATGTATGAAACTGTAATGAATCAGTTTAATTCCACTGCAGATATCATAGATTTAAATCCTAACATCCGAAAGATTTTAGGGATCACCAACAATGAGATCATTGTACATTTTCCTGTAAAAATGGATAACGGAAAGGTGGAGGTTTTCACAGGCTACCGGGTGCAACATAATAATGCCCTCGGGCCATACAAAGGAGGTTTACGATACCACGACACAGTAGATATTGATGCCGCCAAAGCTTTGGCCATGTGGATGACCTGGAAAACCTCACTAGCCGGTCTCCCATATGGTGGAGCCAAGGGAGGCATTAAAATCGACCCCCGTAATTATTCCGATTCAGAATTAGAACGTATCACCCGACGGTTTACTTACGCACTAGGGGAAAATATTGGTCCCGAACATGATATTCCAGCTCCTGATGTAAACACTAATGCCCAAACTATGGCATGGATCGCAGATACCTACATGTCTACCATTTCTTCATCTGAACGATCTCACAATCAGCATGTAGTTACCGGAAAGCCTATAGGAGCAGGAGGATTGGAAGGTCGGGATCGCGCTACAGGTTTTGGGGTTTATCTCAGTATAAAACTCCTTTTAGAAACTAGAAATGAAGATTTTAAGAATAAAAAATTCATAGTCCAGGGATTCGGTAATGTCGGTTATTGGGCATCCCATTTCATCTCCAAAGATGGGGGTACACTAATAGCAGTTCAGGATGCGCATGCCAGTCTATTTAATGAGAATGGTATCGACACCGAGGCCCTGGCACAACATTGTGAACCTCGGAAAGGTTCCATCAAAGGCTTCAAGGGCGCTACGGAGATTGACCCGGAAGATTTCTGGGGCCTTGATTGTGACATTGTGATTCCTGCCGCCCTTGGGAATCAAATCACCCAGGATAATGCCTTTAAAATCAAAGCAGCTATAGTGGCGGAAGGTGCCAATGGTCCTACCAATAGTGAAGGTGAGAAAATCCTGCTGGAAAAGGGAATTACCATTATTCCCGATATCTTTTGTAATTCCGGCGGAGTTATTGGCAGTTATTTTGAATGGTTACAAAACCGAAATGGTGAATTGTGGCAACTTGAAGAGGTCATGGAAAAAATTGAAAAAAAGATCACTCAAAATTTCCACAAAATAAACTCGGAAGTTAAAAAACGGAATGTCGACTGGAGAACGGCAGCCTACATCCTCGCCATATTGCGCATTGAAACTGCGTACAACCAACGCGGGATTTTCCCTTAA
- a CDS encoding cyclic-phosphate processing receiver domain-containing protein produces MLLSLPIIQKLIRTKNLKPPHSSKGDTKTLLWLDDRLNPMDTRMDWLSFSPVGREVEVIWVKNFHEFQNWICNYGLPKGICFDHDLGKDKPTGYDCAAWLIKYCTEHNKPLPLWSSQCADPAAKAKIKKLLKSYSASTEIPA; encoded by the coding sequence GTGCTGCTTTCATTACCCATAATACAGAAGCTGATCCGTACCAAAAATCTAAAACCTCCTCATAGCTCTAAAGGAGATACTAAAACATTGTTGTGGCTTGATGATCGACTAAACCCCATGGATACCAGAATGGACTGGTTATCTTTTAGTCCGGTAGGACGTGAAGTTGAAGTGATTTGGGTGAAGAATTTTCATGAATTCCAAAATTGGATTTGCAACTATGGCCTTCCTAAAGGAATTTGCTTTGACCATGACCTCGGAAAGGATAAACCCACAGGATATGATTGCGCTGCATGGCTAATAAAGTATTGTACAGAACACAATAAACCCTTGCCTCTTTGGAGTTCACAATGTGCAGATCCTGCAGCAAAAGCGAAAATTAAAAAGCTCCTTAAAAGCTATTCCGCAAGCACAGAAATACCTGCTTAA
- a CDS encoding sigma-54-dependent transcriptional regulator gives MAYRKANILIVDDDYDMLELVERHLQKNNFYCYKATSVKEGIGILKSNEIDLLITDLQMPEINGMELIKYVDEHFPEVPKLVITGYPSVDGALSAMKSGALDYLVKPFTAEELIKSVEKSMPLEKQHYKSIQASGEGIYAGIIGRSEKINQLIDIIERVKNNRATVLIEGESGTGKELVARAIHYKGSFAANPFIAVNCGAIPKDLLESELFGYKKGAFTGAVENRDGFFQAAAGGTIFLDEIGTAPLNVQIRLLRVLQEKEVRKVGEQRAKKIEIRIIAATNSNLKEMIKNESFREDLYYRLNVVNITTPPLRDRKDDIPQLSQHFLKKYGREYGKPQIRISDKAMEILIRYNWPGNVRELENALQRAIIMSDSEIEIANLPEYLKYPDPQISSELQSLEAMEKAHIKRVLASVQNNKTKAAEILQIDRKTLRNKLK, from the coding sequence ATGGCATATAGAAAAGCGAATATTTTAATAGTCGATGACGACTATGATATGCTTGAACTGGTTGAAAGACACTTGCAGAAAAATAATTTTTACTGCTACAAAGCCACCTCGGTAAAGGAAGGGATTGGCATTTTAAAATCTAACGAAATTGATCTCCTGATCACCGATTTACAAATGCCGGAAATAAATGGGATGGAGTTAATAAAGTATGTCGATGAGCATTTCCCAGAGGTTCCCAAACTGGTCATTACCGGGTACCCATCTGTTGATGGAGCTTTGTCAGCAATGAAATCAGGGGCTCTGGATTATTTGGTTAAACCCTTTACTGCTGAAGAATTAATAAAGTCGGTAGAAAAATCAATGCCGTTAGAAAAGCAACACTATAAATCAATTCAAGCATCTGGTGAGGGAATTTATGCAGGCATTATTGGCCGGTCAGAAAAGATCAACCAATTAATCGATATTATTGAAAGAGTAAAAAACAATCGAGCCACAGTGCTAATTGAAGGAGAGAGTGGTACCGGAAAAGAACTGGTCGCCCGTGCTATTCATTATAAAGGCTCCTTTGCTGCGAACCCTTTTATTGCGGTTAATTGTGGGGCAATTCCGAAGGATCTGTTGGAATCCGAACTTTTTGGTTATAAAAAAGGGGCCTTTACAGGAGCCGTGGAAAATAGGGATGGCTTTTTTCAGGCTGCGGCTGGAGGAACTATCTTTTTAGATGAAATCGGTACTGCCCCCTTAAATGTTCAGATACGATTATTACGTGTTCTCCAGGAAAAAGAGGTGAGAAAAGTAGGAGAACAAAGGGCTAAAAAGATCGAAATTCGAATTATAGCAGCTACAAATAGTAATCTAAAAGAAATGATCAAAAATGAAAGTTTTCGAGAAGATCTTTATTACAGATTAAATGTTGTTAATATAACCACTCCACCCCTGAGGGACAGAAAGGATGATATCCCGCAGTTGTCCCAACATTTTTTGAAAAAGTACGGCCGCGAATATGGGAAACCTCAGATAAGAATTTCTGATAAGGCCATGGAAATCTTGATCCGTTATAATTGGCCCGGCAACGTTCGTGAATTGGAAAATGCCCTGCAGAGAGCCATAATCATGAGCGATTCCGAAATTGAAATCGCCAATCTACCCGAATATCTCAAGTATCCAGATCCACAAATAAGCAGCGAATTACAGAGCCTGGAAGCAATGGAAAAAGCACATATAAAAAGGGTACTGGCGAGTGTCCAGAATAATAAAACAAAAGCAGCAGAAATACTTCAAATCGATCGAAAGACGCTCCGCAATAAACTAAAATAA
- a CDS encoding IS3 family transposase has product MSDRRSLISSRQKRMSIRKQCQLLSVNRSSLYYRPKEEKPENLKIMRIMDEHAIKHPAEGVKSMVFMLGLRGYHVNPKRVRRLLRKMGHRTIYPKKNLSKLGQAKYIRPYLLHKMPIDRANQVWSIDITYIPMKKGFMYCTAIIDVYSRKIMGWGISNSLETKWCLQVLEDAIKRHGKPEIINTDQGSQFTSAAWTLTLEEEGIKISMDGKGRAIDNRWIERFWRTLKYKYIYLNPPENGLELYEGIRDYIEYYNHQKIHHTFKEIPGQRYQESINKTKNSNPKSLTKKTPVLV; this is encoded by the coding sequence ATGAGCGATCGGAGGTCCCTGATCAGTAGCCGACAAAAGCGAATGAGTATCCGTAAGCAATGTCAACTACTCTCAGTCAATAGAAGCTCGTTATATTATCGTCCCAAGGAAGAAAAACCCGAAAATTTAAAGATCATGCGTATCATGGACGAACATGCTATCAAACATCCGGCTGAAGGAGTCAAGTCAATGGTCTTCATGTTAGGTCTGAGGGGCTATCATGTAAATCCTAAACGAGTGAGAAGACTGCTTCGTAAAATGGGCCACAGAACGATATATCCAAAGAAGAACCTGAGTAAGTTGGGACAGGCAAAGTACATCCGCCCTTATCTTTTACATAAAATGCCTATAGACAGGGCTAACCAGGTCTGGAGTATTGATATCACCTATATCCCCATGAAAAAAGGATTCATGTACTGTACGGCTATCATCGATGTATACAGTCGTAAGATCATGGGCTGGGGTATCTCCAACAGCCTGGAAACAAAATGGTGTTTACAGGTACTTGAGGACGCTATCAAACGCCATGGAAAGCCAGAGATCATTAATACCGATCAAGGTTCTCAGTTTACTTCTGCAGCATGGACCTTAACCCTAGAGGAAGAGGGTATAAAAATATCTATGGATGGTAAAGGAAGAGCTATTGACAATAGATGGATCGAGCGCTTTTGGAGAACACTTAAGTACAAATATATCTATTTAAACCCTCCTGAAAATGGTCTTGAACTCTATGAAGGAATACGAGATTATATAGAATATTATAATCATCAAAAAATACATCACACCTTCAAGGAAATCCCAGGGCAACGTTACCAGGAATCAATAAATAAAACAAAGAATAGTAACCCTAAATCATTAACTAAGAAAACACCTGTTTTGGTCTAG